The Candidatus Neomarinimicrobiota bacterium genomic sequence TTACGGCATCATTCTACTAAAGAACGGCGCCGGTGGGAAATCGGGCACATTTCTTGCTGCCAGTCAGGAAGGCTTCCCAATAATACCCCTATCGGCCTTAGAAAAAACCGTTGAACCCTTCCAGACCCAAGCGGCCGATCTGGAGGAATGGTACAGGCGCGTCGCCCTCGATCTTGCCACCAAGGGCTTCTCAAAAACCCTAATTATACTAACCAATGGCTACGGCGGAGAGGTACAGTATCGCGTCAACATGGATAATCCGGCTACGCTGGAGTACGATGTTCGTCCTTTGGAGAAAGGTGATTTCTCAGAACTGGCCTACGATACAATCATACGCAACGTCCGCCACTGGGTCGTTACCACCTATGGCGATATGGCCATTAAGTGGCATCTGTGAGGGGACGTACTCCCGCCCAGGGCCTAGTTACCCGGCTCGGTCTTGCCCACCACTTGCCTGACCGTCAAGTCTGCCGGCAGGAGAATTTTGATTATCTTTAGCGCTGCCATAGATTCCACATCTTGCGCACCGATTGACTCAGTAGCGACCGTCGACATCTGGACGCCGAAGGGAAAGCGGCTGTTAGTCTGGGGATCGAAAATGTGCAAATCAAAATATTCCCTCTCCCCATTGAGGGTAATCTGGCTCATGCCCTCCACGACCAAGTCGGCGCTGTGCTCCTTCACCGCCATGGCCCTGCCAAGCTCGATACGCACCTCGTAATTCTCGCCAAAAACTGTGACGGGAAAACTCTGCTGATCCATGCTGTAGCGCCCCAGTTCTACCGGGCTCAGCCTGAACGATTTTCTAGATTGCTGAAGGCTCTCCTTGATTCTGCTCTCCAGAAGAGCGATGGTCTGCCCTCCCTGCTGCCTCATCACGGAAACAATGCGGGCTCGCTGCTGGTTGGCCAGCGCCATCCGCTGCTGGTAAGCGCTCTCCGGTTCAAACTCCCCTCGGGGGTAAAACAGGTGCTTACTGCGTTGCGTGATCTCCTCCTCCATGTCAGCCTCAATCTGGCTCCTGCGCGCGATAAGCTCCCCCAGCGGCATTATTGGCACCTCCCGTTTGCCGATCCGGTAATTGGTGCCCGTTTCTGAGTCAATCACCACCAGGTTGAAATAAGCCCAAACCCCTTCTAGGTTCATCTGACGCTCTCCCTCAAGGTGTAGGCTGCTGGCCCTCTGCTTGAACTCCGGCGCCGCTGAGATGGGGATCGATAATCTGAAAGCGGTCCCAGATGATCGCACAGGAAATGTTTCCTCATCGGGATTGTACTGCCCTAGCTCAACGCTCTGACCGATCACCGGCTCAAGGGTTTGGAATAATACGCCACTGATCTGGTTGTGCAATGGGCCCAGGTCTATCGCCAGTTTGATTTCTGCCAGCGAATCAATCTGGGCCACGAGGATATCAGAGCGCTGTACCCGCAGCTTGTATGCCTGGGCCGTCTCGAACTCACCTCTGGCAGCCACCAGCCGCTTCTTCTCGGCCTCACGCTTCGCATGGTTCCGGTCAACGATCAGTTGTTTCTTCGCCAGCAGGGTCATTAGAGGGCCGAATGTCCGCCAGACGCCAATGGTCTTGTCGCTCGAGGCAGTCGCTACGAACGTGCCGTCTGGCGCATAGGCTACCGCCTTGATTTGCCCACTGTGGCCCCGCAGGATCTGCAGCGCCACCCCTGTTTCCACGTCCCATACCATGGCTGAGCTATCCAAAGATCCGGTAAGGAGATAGTGGCTGTCGGGCGAAAAGGCCACGGCGATTACTGGGCCCTTATGCCCGGTCAAAGAATGCACTTTTTTCCGTACGGCTGCATTCCAGATGATGGTGGTGTTGTCTGAGGAGCCCGTTGCCAGGAACTGACCGTTCGGTGAATAGGCGACAGCCAAAACGCCCTTGGGGTGTTCCAGCGAAGCTATTTCCTGTCGATCGGTGATATTCCATAATTTTAGGGCCTTGTCGGGCGAGCCCGTCGCCAAGGTTTTCCCGTCCGGAGAAAAGGCAGTAGCCATTACCCAGTGGGTGTGCCCCCTGAAAACCCCCACCCGCGTACCGCTGGACGCCTCTAGAAGAAGAGCTGTCTTGTCAGTTGATCCAAGGGCGAGATATCTGCCGTTCGGAGAATAGGACACCGACCGGATGCGTCCCGTTCCTCGCATGATGGTCGCCTGCAATCTTGATCGCAGGTCCCACACGATAACACTGCCGTTGATTGAAGCGCTTGCCAGGTAAGTGCCGCCCGGTGATAGGGAGATGGAGCTGATCGCTTGCTTGTGTCCGCTTAATACGTGGAGTTGCTGACCGGTTTGCAGGTCCCAGATAACGAGGTTAGCGTCATCCGAACCTGTGACTAAAAGGTGCCCTTCCGCTCCGAAAACGACGGCATTAACCCTTTTGGTATGTCCTCTGAGAGTCTTCCACGGGGCATTTTCGGTTATTTGGGCACGGGCCATAACAGTCAGGACCGCCATAAGCCCGGCCAGCATCAAGGCATTCAACATTCGCGTAGGCCTGATTTCTGAGTCCCCTATAACGCAATCGGAAACGGGGGTGAGACGCAGGGAGGGCACAGACGTATGTTATGGTTCGGGCATATCAATTTCAACATTTTCCATGTCCTTATACACGCCTCCTGATCGGTGCAGTCAAACACCTTTCGCGCCTAATAGTTAGGAATCGCCTTGCCCGCCAAGTCACTTTCTCCCCTGTAGGCATGTCCACCCCTTGACATACCCCCACCTTCTCCGTACCATTAGTCGCCCAGGATTCCATCGTCACGCCTGATTCCAAGCACCACACGGGACATGCACGAGCGGGACTCTGGGCGCTTCTTTGCCCGGCCTCCCATAGACCCATCGAGAGCGCGGCGCACCATTGGACTGACGCGTTTTTTCTTGACTGTATAGTCTCCTCTAACGACATTAAGCATGGCAGAGAAGGTGTCACCTTCCTGAATTTCCACACTGGTTCTCCGTACCAACAACGAGGTGTATGATGCACAAACTCACTCGGTTCTGGCCATTGTTCTTGTTTATCCCCATTCTGGTCTTGCTAGGGATGGCAGGGAAGGGGCCT encodes the following:
- a CDS encoding WD40 repeat domain-containing protein; its protein translation is MLNALMLAGLMAVLTVMARAQITENAPWKTLRGHTKRVNAVVFGAEGHLLVTGSDDANLVIWDLQTGQQLHVLSGHKQAISSISLSPGGTYLASASINGSVIVWDLRSRLQATIMRGTGRIRSVSYSPNGRYLALGSTDKTALLLEASSGTRVGVFRGHTHWVMATAFSPDGKTLATGSPDKALKLWNITDRQEIASLEHPKGVLAVAYSPNGQFLATGSSDNTTIIWNAAVRKKVHSLTGHKGPVIAVAFSPDSHYLLTGSLDSSAMVWDVETGVALQILRGHSGQIKAVAYAPDGTFVATASSDKTIGVWRTFGPLMTLLAKKQLIVDRNHAKREAEKKRLVAARGEFETAQAYKLRVQRSDILVAQIDSLAEIKLAIDLGPLHNQISGVLFQTLEPVIGQSVELGQYNPDEETFPVRSSGTAFRLSIPISAAPEFKQRASSLHLEGERQMNLEGVWAYFNLVVIDSETGTNYRIGKREVPIMPLGELIARRSQIEADMEEEITQRSKHLFYPRGEFEPESAYQQRMALANQQRARIVSVMRQQGGQTIALLESRIKESLQQSRKSFRLSPVELGRYSMDQQSFPVTVFGENYEVRIELGRAMAVKEHSADLVVEGMSQITLNGEREYFDLHIFDPQTNSRFPFGVQMSTVATESIGAQDVESMAALKIIKILLPADLTVRQVVGKTEPGN